In a single window of the Neospora caninum Liverpool complete genome, chromosome VIIa genome:
- a CDS encoding ATP-dependent Clp protease ATP-binding subunit clpC homolog, chloroplastic (Precursor), related has translation MTRTQQRSSAASSDAPCSGQAPEFRASQAATSFASSVASPLFPTSFSQSPHSFPQSSLSLRRRLSLAVLLLLLAALSLSSRLPPACGAKLPSDSGGGSGGDGFPPGDNGPDGTDGPSDNGSGGGPEDIMTPALLDRHKPTATRENFTDVASDLLDCVEQLAWMLQHPELSRVHLVACLLDMPGDDTVPRAMEKAGGNSSEFRKDIHNILIRMPQSVTPLSYGEARARPELKRVVVDAYHEAAARGHRFVGVHDLVSALARCDRFRVRLTNVGTDVPVFLKLVSSAFIPHTEAEEKKHQPRTGQQEWIKHFGVDLTELAKEGKIGTVTGRENEIEQITSVMSRMSKANCLLLGEPGVGKTAVVEGLAKRIIDGDVPDALLGVQVFSLDVGSLLSGSSMRGEFERRMKGILDYLFSTERSTILFIDEIHTLMGAGKADGPMDAANLLKPALARGALRVIGATTRAEYRKHIEKDMAFARRFVTIEMKEPDVAKTVVMLKGVRKNLEAHHKLVISDTALVAAATLSDRYIKNRQLPDKAIDLIDDACSIKKVKSLRRFARASAANDEKKDGDRAADSPGRADDAAAKKREDLESLEKEIAQKANSDDVLTDADVAEVVSLRTGIPVNKLTETDRQRLLGLPASLQAQVIGQEEAVEAVANAIIRSRAGLARRNAPIGTFLFLGSTGVGKTELAKALTVAIFHDEKNLIRLDMSEYSEPHTVARLVGSPPGYMSHDEGGQLTEAVRQRPHSVVLFDEIENAHPNVFAYLLQLLDEGRLTDMRGITVDFTNCVIIATSNIGAKHILAASERAGDETSGKVAIGHFDSEKQQLEHFADSNAGAQVADELRGDKRDSNSPEKALARRKPANWKTQARAAVLAEAARVFKPQVLNRMTVIIFDPLTPQDLKRIFRLQEKGLAELLLEQGVELVIEEDAAVFVVERAYSRHFGARRLKRFFDKNITGRLAPWILSGWLRGGMLLRIIASKTRKNSLEAHVCEVNSRGRCVKASRRARLLCTVKVPDPTKDADDPL, from the exons ATGACTCGGACGCAACAGCGTTCatccgccgcctcgtccgACGCTCCTTGCTCGGGCCAGGCACCTGAGTTCCGCGCGAGCCAAGCCGCGacttcttttgcttcctccgttgcctctcctctgtttccaaCCTCTTTCAGCCAGTCTCCCCACTCTTTTCCTCAGTCCTCCTTGTCTCTCAGGAGACggctctcgctcgctgtgCTGTTGCTCCTGCTcgctgcgctgtctctctcgtcgcgtctccccccGGCATGCGGCGCCAAACTCCCGTCGGACTCTGGCGGCGGTtcaggcggagacggcttTCCGCCTGGCGACAACGGCCCTGACGGCACGGACGGTCCGTCCGACAACGGAAGTGGAGGAGGGCCGGAAGACATAATGACGCCTGCGCTGCTCGATCGTCACAAACCTacggcgacgagagag AATTTCACCGACGTTGCCAGTGATCTTCTCGACTGCGTAGAGCAGCTCGCCTGGATGCTTCAGCATCCTGAGCTCTCGCGAGTGCACTTGGTCGCGTGCCTCCTCGACATGCCCGGCGATGATA CGGTGCCGAGGGCCATGGAGAAGGCTGGCGGAAACTCTTCCGAGTTCCGCAAGGATATCCACAACATCCTCATTCGCATGCCTCAGAGTGTG ACTCCCCTGTCTTACGGCGAGGCTCGGGCGCGTCCGGAGTTGAAGCGGGTAGTTGTCGACGCCTACCAcgaagcagcggcgcgcgGGCACCGCTTCGTCGGCGTTCACGACCTCGTCTCGGCTCTAGCCCGCTGCGACCGCTTTCGTGTTCGCCTGACCAATGTTGGGACAGAcgtccccgtcttcctcaa ACTAGTCAGCAGCGCATTCATCCCTCACacggaagcagaagaaaagaaacaccaGCCGCGTACTGGGCAGCAAGAATGGATCAAACACTTTGGCGTGGACTTGACCGAGCTcgcgaaagaagggaaaatcGGAACCGTCActgggagagaaaacgagatcGAACAAATCACCTCG GTGATGAGTCGCATGAGCAAAGCGAACTGCTTGTTGCTTGGCGAGCCGGGTGTCGGAAAGACCGCAGTCGTCGAAGGCTTGGCGAAGCGCATTATCGAT GGGGACGTACCGGACGCTCTTCTCGGAGTCCAAGTCTTCTCGCTGGACGTGGGTTCTCTCCTGTCGGGTTCTTCGATGCGTGGAGAATTCGAACGCCGAATGAAAGGCATTCTCGATTAT CTTTTCTCCACCGAGCGGTCAACGATCCTGTTCATCGATGAAATCCACACGCTGATGGGAGCCGGAAAGGCCGACGGGCCGATGGACGCAGCGAACTTGCTGAAACCTGCGCTTGCAAGGGGTGCCTTGAG AGTGATTGGTGCGACAACCCGAGCTGAATATCGCAAGCACATCGAGAAGGACATGGCCTTTGCTCGCCGTTTCGTCACGATCGAAATGAAGGAGCCGGACGTCGCCAAGACCGTTGTTATGCTCAAGGGTGTTCGAAAAAACCTCGAAGCGCATCACAAACTCGTCATCAGCGACACCGCCTTGGTGGCAGCAGCGACGCTCTCAGACCGCTACATCAAGAACCGGCAACTGCCCGACAAGGCAATCGATCTG ATCGACGATGCGTGCTCAATCAAGAAAGTGAAATCTTTGAGGCGCTTTGCGCGCGCCAGCGCGGCgaacgacgagaaaaaggacggagATCGAGCAGCTGATTCACCGGGTCGCGCTGACGATGCCGCAGCCAAAAAG CGCGAAGACCTGGAAAGCCTCGAGAAGGAGATCGCACAAAAGGCTAACTCCGACGACGTGTTGACCGACGCAGATGTGGCAGAAGTTGTCAGTCTGCGAACCGGCATCCCCGTCAACAAACTGACAGAGACGGACCGGCAGCGCCTTCTGGGCCTTCCAGCCAGCCTTCAGGCG CAAGTTATTGGACAAGAAGAAGCCGTAGAGGCAGTGGCAAACGCCATCATTCGCTCGCGAGCGGGTCTCGCTCGTCGCAATGCCCCCATCggcaccttcctcttcctgggATCTACAG GTGTAGGGAAAACGGAGCTTGCCAAGGCGCTGACCGTCGCGATCTTCCACGACGAGAAGAACCTGATTCGCCTGGACATGTCGGAGTACTCGGAGCCGCACACCGTCGCGCGCCTCGTTGGAAGTCCGCCGGGTTACATGAGTCACGACGAAGGAGGACAGCTCACGGAGGCGGTCAGGCAACGCCCCCACAGCGTCGTGCTGTTCGACGAGATCGAGAATGCGCATCCGAATGTCTTCGCCTATCTTCTCCAG CTCCTCGACGAAGGCCGCCTGACAGACATGCGAGGCATCACCGTCGATTTCACGAACTGCGTTATCATCGCCACCTCCAACATCGGTGCCAAGCACATTCTGGCTGCAAGCGAAAGGGCCGGAG ACGAGACTTCTGGAAAGGTCGCGATTGGTCACTTTGACAGCGAGAAGCAGCAACTTGAGCACTTTGCGGACTCGAACGCAGGAGCCCAAGTCGCAGACGAGCTTCGCGGCGACAAGCGAGACTCAAACAGTCCGGAAAAAGCcctggcgagaaggaagccggCGAACTGGAAGACGCAGGCCAGAGCAGCCGTTctggcggaggcggcgcgcgtctTCAAGCCTCAAGTCCTCAACAGAATGACTGTCATA ATTTTCGATCCTCTGACGCCACAAGACTTGAAGCGCATCTTCCGGCTGCAGGAGAAAGGTCTAGCAGAGTTGCTTTTGGAGCAAGGCGTCGAACTTGTCatcgaagaagacgcggcagtCTTCGTCGTCGAGCGCGCGTACAGCCGCCATTTTGGCGCGCGTCGGCTGAAGAG ATTCTTCGACAAGAACATCACCGGGCGCCTCGCACCTTGGATTCTCTCCGGCTGGTTACGCGGCGGCATGTTGCTGCGAATCATTGCCTccaagacgcggaagaacaGCCTCGAGGCGCAT GTCTGCGAAGTTAACTCCCGAGGCCGATGCGTgaaggcgtcgaggcgcgcgcgtctgctcTGCACTGTGAAGGTCCCGGATCCCACCAAGGACGCCGACGACCCCCTGTAA